The Apium graveolens cultivar Ventura chromosome 11, ASM990537v1, whole genome shotgun sequence genome has a window encoding:
- the LOC141698413 gene encoding protein CHAPERONE-LIKE PROTEIN OF POR1, chloroplastic-like: MCITLSLRPNRAIFHHTSVDLGRPNLPARALQFPHVTLHNKWSSRHRWSLWAGDESSMTVETALKVLGVSETHSFDDILRAKNSILASSLLDSYTIAKVEAAYDMLLMQSFSRRRAGKVVNSSIRYADVKPVAATQLESPPKWLQTSLSSPLVSVRSPSTMDLGIQAGLYGALMVLTYANGSSTSSAYGGADVPGLILASTFGVSLYFMTKNNVKLGKATRITIGGLAAGAIVGSTVENWLQVDIVPFLGIHSPATVVSEFIIFSQFLVTLFLR; encoded by the exons ATGTGTATCACACTCTCCCTCCGTCCAAACCGCGCCATCTTCCACCACACCTCCGTCGATCTCGGCCGTCCAAACCTCCCGGCGCGTGCTTTACAATTCCCCCACGTGACGTTGCATAATAAGTGGAGCTCGAGGCATAGGTGGTCATTGTGGGCTGGGGATGAGTCATCGATGACAGTGGAGACGGCACTAAAAGTGTTGGGTGTGTCTGAAACTCATAGCTTTGATGATATTCTTAGAGCCAAGAATTCTATTCTTGCTTCTTCTTTACTTGATTCTTATACTATTGCCAAG GTAGAAGCTGCATATGATATGTTACTCATGCAGAGCTTCTCacggcgaagagctggaaaagTTGTAAATAGTAGCATTCGTTATGCTGATGTCAAACCTGTTGCTGCTACTCAACTGGAATCACCTCCTAAGTGGCTGCAGACAAGTTTAAGTAGTCCACTTGTTTCGGTTCGATCACCATCTACCATGGACTTGGGCATACAGGCTGGATTGTATGGAGCTCTGATGGTGTTAACTTATGCAAATGGATCTTCTACGTCGTCAGCATATGGTGGAGCTGATGTTCCTGGGTTGATCTTGGCATCTACTTTTGGGGTGTCCTTATATTTCATGACCAAAAACAATGTTAAGTTAG GGAAGGCAACTCGAATAACAATAGGGGGTCTTGCAGCTGGTGCAATTGTGGGGTCAACAGTTGAGAATTGGTTGCAGGTAGACATTGTCCCATTTCTGGGGATACACTCCCCTGCTACTGTTGTGAGTGAATTTATCATTTTCTCTCAGTTTTTGGTTACATTGTTTTTACGATAG